A window from Acidithiobacillus sp. encodes these proteins:
- the ntrC gene encoding nitrogen regulation protein NR(I), which yields MKQVWIIDDDPSIRWVLEKALTQADIPVHSFAEADSALRALGREQPEAIVTDLRMPGLDGLVFLREVQSRWPKLPVIVMTAHSDLDNAVAAFQSGAFEYLPKPFDMDEAVALVRRALGSQTEPSAAGVEESDPAEMIGEAPAMQEVFRAIGRLSRSQINVLITGESGAGKELVASALHRHSPRAHGPFIAINTAAIPAELLESELFGHEKGAFTGAVQTRQGRFEQASGGTLFLDEIGDMPAALQTRLLRVLSDGTFYRVGGHAPQRADVRVLAATHQNLEAKVRDGSFREDLYHRLNVIHIHLPPMRERREDIPRLARHFLRRSAEQLDVERKVLSPAAESAFMNWHWPGNVRQLENVCRWITVMAPTSEVQVTDLPPEMAAPSPSVMAQDLNIQDWRLLLGAVVRQRLAGGEEALLDKIQPQFERCLLEAALQHTRGHKQDAAHKLGWGRNTLTRKLKELGMEDATGSGPGESQAFD from the coding sequence ATGAAACAGGTCTGGATCATCGACGATGACCCTTCCATTCGCTGGGTATTGGAGAAAGCGCTGACCCAAGCCGATATCCCGGTACATAGTTTTGCCGAGGCCGACAGTGCTCTGCGCGCACTGGGGCGCGAACAGCCAGAGGCTATCGTTACCGATCTGCGCATGCCCGGCCTGGATGGGCTGGTGTTTCTGCGCGAAGTGCAATCGCGCTGGCCGAAACTCCCGGTGATCGTGATGACGGCACACTCCGATCTGGACAACGCGGTCGCCGCTTTTCAGAGTGGGGCCTTTGAATATCTGCCCAAACCTTTTGACATGGACGAAGCGGTTGCCCTGGTACGGCGCGCTCTTGGCAGTCAGACAGAACCGAGCGCTGCGGGTGTTGAGGAGAGCGATCCAGCGGAAATGATTGGCGAAGCTCCGGCCATGCAGGAGGTATTTCGTGCCATCGGTCGGTTGTCTCGCTCACAGATCAACGTGCTTATTACCGGCGAGTCAGGGGCAGGCAAGGAACTGGTGGCCAGTGCTCTGCACCGGCACAGCCCCCGCGCGCACGGACCCTTCATTGCCATCAACACGGCGGCCATTCCCGCCGAGTTGCTTGAATCGGAACTTTTCGGCCATGAAAAAGGTGCCTTTACCGGGGCGGTGCAGACCCGGCAGGGTCGCTTTGAGCAGGCCTCCGGGGGCACCCTTTTTCTCGATGAAATTGGCGATATGCCCGCTGCCCTGCAGACGCGGCTGCTGCGGGTACTCTCTGACGGCACCTTCTACCGGGTTGGTGGCCATGCGCCCCAACGGGCGGATGTCCGCGTTCTCGCCGCGACCCACCAGAATCTTGAAGCCAAGGTGCGCGACGGTAGTTTTCGGGAAGATCTTTACCATCGTCTCAACGTCATCCATATCCATCTCCCGCCCATGCGGGAGCGGCGTGAAGACATTCCGCGTCTGGCCCGTCACTTTCTCCGTCGCAGCGCGGAGCAGTTGGATGTCGAACGTAAGGTATTGAGTCCGGCGGCGGAGTCCGCCTTCATGAATTGGCATTGGCCAGGTAATGTTCGCCAATTGGAAAATGTCTGTCGCTGGATTACCGTGATGGCACCTACCAGCGAGGTCCAGGTGACGGATTTGCCGCCGGAAATGGCCGCGCCGTCGCCATCGGTCATGGCACAGGACTTGAACATCCAGGATTGGCGCTTGCTGCTGGGGGCCGTGGTGCGGCAGCGCCTCGCCGGCGGCGAAGAGGCCTTGCTCGACAAGATTCAGCCGCAGTTCGAGCGCTGCCTGCTGGAAGCGGCCTTGCAACATACCCGTGGCCACAAACAGGACGCCGCGCACAAGCTCGGCTGGGGGCGTAATACGCTTACCCGCAAACTGAAAGAACTAGGCATGGAAGATGCGACTGGAAGCGGCCCTGGCGAATCCCAGGCTTTCGACTAA
- a CDS encoding polyprenyl synthetase family protein, giving the protein MDLEEVNRLVRSDMMAVNSAIQEQLRSGVPTIPAMGTYLINAGGKRLRPIVLLLAARMGGERGPRPIPLAAVVEFIHTATLLHDDVVDGSELRRSNATANQLWGNAAAVLVGDFLYARSFEMMVQDGDMRILATMAEATSVIAQGEVAQLENANDPDLSPEAYFSVIEAKTAKLFEAAARIGALVNNLDVAAETALAHYGSLLGMAFQLMDDALDYSTSAEKMGKNRGDDLADGKATLPYIHAMQHATVAERAILREALCADTPTVFEPVWEIIARTRSIDYTLRVAEEKVDQAIACLSGFPGGVEKEALAFLAEFAVRRDF; this is encoded by the coding sequence ATGGATTTGGAGGAAGTCAACCGCCTCGTGCGGTCCGATATGATGGCAGTGAACAGCGCCATCCAGGAGCAACTGCGTTCCGGGGTGCCAACTATCCCGGCCATGGGCACTTACCTGATCAATGCTGGCGGTAAAAGGCTGCGCCCCATCGTTCTGCTATTGGCCGCGCGTATGGGCGGTGAACGCGGCCCACGTCCGATCCCTCTGGCTGCCGTCGTGGAGTTCATCCATACAGCCACTTTGCTGCATGATGACGTAGTCGATGGTTCCGAGTTGCGGCGTAGCAACGCGACGGCCAATCAACTCTGGGGCAATGCCGCCGCCGTACTCGTCGGGGATTTTCTATACGCCAGATCCTTCGAAATGATGGTACAAGACGGCGATATGCGTATCCTCGCCACCATGGCGGAGGCCACCAGCGTTATCGCCCAAGGCGAGGTCGCGCAACTGGAGAATGCTAACGACCCTGATCTGAGTCCCGAGGCATACTTCTCAGTCATTGAAGCCAAGACCGCCAAGCTATTTGAGGCGGCCGCGCGTATTGGAGCACTGGTAAACAACCTGGATGTGGCTGCGGAAACTGCGTTGGCGCACTATGGCTCCCTGCTCGGTATGGCCTTCCAGTTGATGGATGACGCCCTGGATTATTCCACCAGTGCCGAAAAAATGGGCAAAAATCGGGGCGATGACCTCGCTGATGGCAAGGCGACCCTACCCTACATTCATGCCATGCAGCATGCTACGGTAGCAGAGCGAGCCATTCTGCGGGAAGCACTTTGCGCTGATACGCCGACGGTCTTTGAGCCGGTCTGGGAAATCATTGCCAGAACAAGGTCAATTGATTACACTTTGCGCGTCGCGGAAGAAAAGGTGGATCAGGCGATTGCTTGTCTGTCCGGGTTCCCCGGCGGGGTGGAGAAAGAAGCCCTGGCCTTTTTAGCGGAATTTGCTGTGCGGCGTGATTTTTAA
- a CDS encoding O-antigen ligase family protein, with protein MNPALSSFRVWLYATFPLIAYFFSWYYNGQLIPLLVATSIVLLVWGIVVWWPRLRDGLPWPRGFLPIFMLLWLLWLGLSLFWSGSPYTSWFYFWVLGSLPLAFLISVMIPAPVAEQAWTWFWRGVLLSAWILSGMALWQYYHGLEQGGGLFDLRPYGPLLDTNSFAAWLNLMFFPILAAYFVHDEQRNTRFGSLQLSFVGLFYLATLAVILLAFFSTNSRGGLLSWVCTMPFVFWGFGRRPSGKRRIAVIMALALISFLLLGYLQRYDLLGHLAPGFITHNLSTVARGLMWVATWHMFLSHPWLGTGIGSYFLNYPAYRLPGELASAGTYDHNDFLEYLAEGGLINLGFLLGFAGTLMYALYRLLHRAGRALQINDEGRLQALGLVMGVFAMTGHALGNFIFYNLPLSLLAGLFLARAWRIYGTQGETAPLLPRIGGIIAQTLLLLAAVVASWNLVADGATFALLSDNGWLNRITPNAHQRAVFLRKAADWLTMARPLATQPHVYLANTYLTLADRDARMNVTRRSILVKSALSQYRQSLVGIPQQSGVWNSIGTLYLEQGTLLGLDKTQKDRQALLAWRKGLAINPESVSLRNKIAQLAYVDQGQVNEGVAFLVAGLQRPLFPYQRSDLQMEIALTQWRAGDKHAAEVTLLRLLHENQAYPPAVSWLQSIHRQTANGAVISH; from the coding sequence GTGAACCCTGCCCTATCGTCTTTCCGGGTCTGGCTCTATGCCACTTTTCCCCTGATTGCCTATTTTTTTTCCTGGTATTACAACGGTCAGTTGATCCCGCTGCTGGTAGCCACCAGTATCGTTCTACTAGTCTGGGGAATTGTGGTTTGGTGGCCGCGCCTGCGAGACGGCTTGCCCTGGCCGCGTGGATTCCTGCCAATTTTTATGCTGCTCTGGTTACTGTGGTTGGGCTTGAGCCTGTTCTGGAGCGGATCGCCTTATACCAGCTGGTTCTACTTTTGGGTATTGGGTTCTCTGCCGCTGGCATTTCTCATCAGCGTGATGATCCCGGCGCCGGTCGCAGAACAGGCCTGGACCTGGTTCTGGCGAGGAGTTTTGCTGAGTGCCTGGATTTTGAGCGGCATGGCGCTCTGGCAGTATTACCACGGCCTGGAGCAAGGCGGGGGGCTGTTTGACCTGCGGCCTTACGGCCCGCTGCTGGATACCAATAGTTTTGCCGCGTGGCTCAACCTGATGTTTTTCCCGATCCTCGCCGCTTACTTCGTCCACGATGAGCAGCGAAATACGCGCTTTGGATCGCTTCAGTTAAGTTTTGTCGGGTTATTTTATCTCGCTACCCTGGCGGTAATACTGCTGGCGTTCTTTTCGACCAATAGCCGGGGAGGCCTGCTGTCCTGGGTCTGTACGATGCCCTTTGTTTTCTGGGGATTCGGCAGACGCCCCAGCGGTAAACGGCGTATTGCGGTGATAATGGCTTTGGCGCTGATCAGCTTTTTGTTGCTGGGTTATCTTCAACGATATGATCTTCTGGGACATCTGGCGCCAGGTTTTATCACGCACAATCTGTCTACGGTCGCCCGTGGCCTGATGTGGGTGGCTACCTGGCATATGTTCCTGAGCCACCCTTGGCTGGGAACGGGTATCGGCAGCTATTTCCTTAACTACCCGGCCTATCGCCTGCCAGGCGAACTGGCGTCGGCGGGCACCTATGATCATAACGACTTTCTGGAATACCTCGCCGAAGGAGGGCTCATCAATCTGGGCTTTCTCCTCGGTTTTGCCGGAACGCTGATGTATGCGCTTTACCGTTTGCTTCATCGGGCAGGCCGGGCTTTGCAGATCAACGATGAAGGTCGCCTGCAGGCATTGGGTTTGGTAATGGGGGTTTTTGCCATGACCGGTCATGCCCTGGGAAATTTTATTTTCTACAATTTGCCCCTGAGTCTGCTAGCTGGCCTCTTTCTGGCAAGGGCCTGGCGTATCTATGGTACGCAGGGAGAGACCGCGCCGCTCCTGCCGCGGATCGGCGGCATCATTGCTCAAACACTGCTGTTGCTGGCTGCGGTCGTGGCGTCGTGGAATCTGGTCGCGGATGGCGCGACTTTCGCCCTGTTAAGCGATAATGGCTGGCTCAACCGAATCACCCCAAACGCTCATCAGCGCGCCGTTTTTCTCCGGAAGGCGGCGGACTGGCTGACTATGGCGCGGCCACTGGCCACCCAACCTCATGTTTATCTCGCTAACACCTATTTGACTCTCGCCGACCGCGATGCTCGGATGAATGTCACGCGCCGCAGTATTCTGGTGAAGAGCGCACTCAGTCAATACCGCCAGAGTCTGGTGGGGATTCCGCAGCAATCGGGCGTGTGGAATTCCATCGGCACGCTCTATCTGGAGCAGGGCACCCTGCTCGGCCTCGATAAAACACAAAAGGATCGGCAGGCGTTGCTGGCTTGGCGTAAGGGGCTGGCGATCAATCCCGAAAGTGTCAGCCTGCGCAACAAAATCGCCCAACTGGCCTACGTGGATCAGGGCCAAGTCAATGAAGGCGTGGCCTTTTTGGTTGCGGGTTTGCAGCGACCGCTCTTTCCCTACCAGCGCAGCGATCTACAGATGGAGATCGCCCTGACCCAATGGCGGGCGGGCGACAAACATGCAGCAGAGGTCACCTTACTGCGGTTGCTGCACGAGAATCAGGCCTACCCCCCGGCTGTTTCCTGGCTGCAATCCATCCATCGCCAGACCGCGAATGGGGCGGTAATATCGCACTGA
- a CDS encoding penicillin-binding protein 2, translating into MPSERLSLQHILPHWRAALLLVAILLGLVVVLVRDVELQWWRTHDLRAQGRMRYLQTRPLPAGRGVIYGSNGDALAVNVPAATIWTDPRVFDKYHQDWSKVAQALDISQEVLATRVQSGGPGFAYILRQVQPQLGTALDALHVPGIYVQKTSRTYYPLGAVTTPLLGLVHLNHQGAAGLEMGYNQWLSGKAGSEKVLVDGQGEVLHVLGARQTPVPGHDLYLTINPQIQYWAYMTLLAAQKHFGATEGSAVVMDVQTGQILAMASVPSCNPNARDGCGNPSDYVNNAVHQAFEPGSVMKPFMVAAALETGSIQPNQNFNVSHCLPVGGFCIRDDVVHQKLNVAHILKYSSDIGAAKIALRTPAQAIYDMYRAAGYGTEPNLGFAGGTGGVLPPPQTWDKARHATIALGYGVSVTTLQLAEGYAAIANGGYHVAPTLIAGQPVQRTRIMPAGIAAHLRHWLEGVCAANGTGILAAIPGYAVAGKTGTANMANGKDGFMKNKTNATFVGFAPGFAPKLVMAVTMRGSTRYWNFGGVESAPVFRVTMRHALEGLNIAPRWCGGNNTCASKDNHITATQAEIWAEGGGN; encoded by the coding sequence ATGCCATCGGAACGACTAAGCCTGCAACATATTTTGCCGCACTGGCGGGCGGCACTGCTCCTCGTCGCGATTCTTCTGGGGCTAGTGGTGGTACTGGTGCGAGATGTAGAACTGCAATGGTGGCGGACCCATGATTTGCGTGCCCAGGGGCGCATGCGTTATTTGCAGACGCGGCCGTTGCCCGCCGGTCGGGGTGTGATCTATGGCAGCAACGGCGATGCGCTGGCGGTAAATGTACCTGCAGCGACTATCTGGACAGATCCTCGCGTTTTTGACAAGTACCATCAAGACTGGAGCAAGGTGGCGCAGGCTCTGGACATCAGCCAGGAAGTTCTGGCAACGCGCGTGCAGTCGGGTGGGCCAGGCTTCGCCTATATCCTGCGGCAGGTACAACCACAACTGGGCACTGCACTGGATGCCCTGCATGTGCCTGGTATCTATGTGCAGAAAACCAGCCGCACCTATTATCCTCTTGGTGCGGTAACCACACCGCTGTTGGGCCTTGTGCATCTGAATCATCAGGGCGCCGCTGGGCTGGAGATGGGTTATAACCAATGGTTGTCGGGTAAGGCGGGCAGTGAAAAGGTGCTGGTGGATGGGCAAGGTGAAGTGCTTCATGTGCTGGGCGCGCGGCAGACGCCCGTGCCCGGCCATGACCTGTACCTGACCATCAACCCGCAGATCCAGTATTGGGCTTATATGACCCTGCTGGCAGCGCAAAAGCATTTTGGGGCTACAGAGGGCTCGGCAGTGGTAATGGATGTTCAGACCGGGCAGATACTCGCCATGGCGAGCGTACCCTCCTGTAATCCCAACGCGCGCGACGGTTGCGGCAACCCTTCTGATTATGTAAATAACGCCGTGCATCAAGCCTTCGAGCCCGGTTCGGTGATGAAACCATTTATGGTGGCCGCAGCCCTCGAAACGGGCAGCATCCAGCCGAACCAAAACTTCAACGTCTCTCACTGCCTGCCCGTGGGCGGTTTTTGTATCCGCGACGACGTGGTGCACCAGAAACTGAACGTCGCGCATATCCTCAAGTACTCCAGCGACATTGGTGCGGCTAAAATTGCCTTGCGAACGCCCGCACAGGCCATTTATGACATGTACCGGGCGGCGGGTTACGGCACGGAGCCAAACCTGGGCTTTGCGGGTGGGACAGGCGGGGTACTCCCCCCGCCCCAGACCTGGGACAAGGCCCGCCATGCCACCATTGCGCTGGGCTACGGCGTGTCAGTGACGACTCTGCAATTGGCGGAAGGTTATGCCGCCATCGCCAATGGCGGCTATCATGTGGCGCCAACACTCATTGCCGGACAACCGGTGCAGCGCACGCGTATCATGCCTGCAGGCATCGCCGCGCACCTGCGGCACTGGTTGGAGGGGGTATGCGCGGCCAATGGTACCGGCATCCTCGCCGCGATTCCTGGCTATGCCGTGGCAGGCAAGACGGGTACCGCCAATATGGCCAACGGTAAGGACGGCTTTATGAAGAACAAAACCAACGCCACCTTCGTGGGCTTTGCGCCGGGCTTTGCGCCGAAGCTGGTCATGGCAGTAACCATGCGTGGGAGCACCCGCTACTGGAACTTTGGCGGCGTGGAGTCGGCACCCGTGTTCCGCGTGACCATGCGCCATGCCCTCGAAGGGCTGAACATTGCACCGCGCTGGTGCGGCGGAAACAACACCTGCGCCTCTAAGGATAATCATATTACGGCCACCCAGGCAGAAATCTGGGCGGAAGGAGGCGGCAATTGA
- a CDS encoding ATP-binding cassette domain-containing protein, with translation MSILRLEAGQVEWGGRALLDHAELNLEAGERVGLIGRNGEGKSTLLQVLAGLCPLDAGTLWVAPGVRRAYLAQEPDLAGEHDLLTAIKSGHPAWRHLQNADADDAHAHALADHHDAWQIDYKAEALRDSLGLPAEGMVSALSGGQRKRVAIAATLVAEPDLLFLDEPTNHLDLPAILALEQSLLRHRGTLVFVTHDRRFLDRLATRIIELDRGILRSFPGTFAAYQSRKAEVLAAEAAADNRLEGQLAEEEAWLRQGVKARAKRNQGRLRRLEGLREERASRRQQQGQATLQISTADRSGALIAELDHVSFTYEGRPVIRDFSTRIERGDRVGIIGPNGAGKTTLLRLILGELEPQEGTIRRGTKQEIAYFDQMRATLDPESRVLDAIADGNDFIEINGERRHVLSYLQDFLFPPSRARGLIKALSGGERARLLLARLFARPANILVLDEPTNDLDLETLEILEERLQSYAGTLFLVSHDRDFLDNVVTQVIAFREDGQISQNAGGYEDWLRWQTESQRLAKPTERGGGKGSGKRDGSKDKKSALSYKETQELATLPVQIEVLEKEESEIAATLALPETYQNPERLREVQARADAVSASLTKAYGRWEALEEKAAVQAAES, from the coding sequence ATGTCTATTCTGCGGCTGGAGGCAGGGCAAGTGGAATGGGGTGGCCGGGCGTTGCTGGACCATGCCGAACTGAACCTGGAGGCAGGCGAGCGGGTCGGCCTGATTGGCCGCAACGGTGAGGGCAAGTCTACCTTATTGCAAGTGCTGGCGGGCCTTTGTCCCTTGGATGCGGGGACGCTGTGGGTGGCACCCGGTGTGCGCCGCGCCTATCTGGCGCAGGAGCCAGATCTGGCCGGAGAGCACGACCTGCTCACCGCCATCAAATCCGGGCATCCGGCTTGGCGGCACCTTCAGAATGCCGATGCGGATGACGCTCACGCCCATGCCCTCGCCGACCATCACGATGCCTGGCAGATCGACTATAAGGCAGAGGCTCTGCGCGACAGCCTGGGGCTGCCCGCTGAAGGTATGGTCAGTGCCCTTTCTGGCGGCCAGCGCAAGCGGGTGGCCATTGCCGCCACCCTCGTCGCCGAGCCGGACCTGCTCTTTCTCGACGAACCCACCAACCATCTCGATTTGCCCGCGATTCTGGCGCTGGAGCAATCCCTGCTGCGCCATCGCGGCACACTGGTTTTCGTCACCCACGACCGGCGTTTTCTCGACCGGCTGGCGACCCGCATCATCGAACTGGATCGCGGGATACTGCGCAGCTTTCCAGGCACTTTTGCGGCTTATCAAAGCCGCAAGGCCGAAGTTCTCGCCGCTGAGGCGGCCGCCGATAATCGTCTGGAAGGGCAACTGGCGGAAGAGGAGGCCTGGTTGCGCCAGGGGGTCAAAGCCCGCGCCAAGCGCAACCAGGGCCGCCTGCGTCGTCTGGAGGGGCTGCGTGAGGAACGTGCCAGCCGTCGCCAGCAGCAGGGGCAGGCCACCTTGCAGATCAGCACGGCGGATCGTTCTGGTGCACTCATCGCTGAACTGGATCACGTTTCTTTTACCTATGAAGGGCGTCCGGTCATCCGCGATTTTTCCACACGCATTGAACGCGGCGACCGGGTTGGCATTATCGGCCCCAATGGGGCGGGCAAGACGACACTGCTGCGCCTGATCCTCGGTGAACTGGAGCCACAAGAGGGTACCATCCGCCGCGGCACCAAACAGGAGATCGCCTACTTCGACCAGATGCGCGCCACGCTCGACCCCGAGAGCCGGGTGTTGGACGCCATCGCGGACGGGAATGATTTTATCGAAATCAATGGCGAACGCCGTCATGTGCTGAGCTATCTGCAGGATTTCCTCTTCCCGCCCAGCCGCGCGCGGGGGCTGATCAAGGCACTCTCCGGCGGCGAGCGCGCACGTTTGCTGTTGGCCCGCCTCTTTGCCCGCCCCGCCAATATTCTGGTGCTGGACGAGCCCACCAACGATCTGGATCTGGAGACACTGGAGATTCTGGAAGAGCGCTTACAGAGTTACGCTGGCACACTCTTTCTGGTCTCCCATGACCGGGACTTCCTCGATAACGTGGTCACCCAGGTGATCGCCTTCAGGGAGGACGGGCAGATCAGCCAGAATGCGGGCGGCTACGAGGACTGGCTGCGCTGGCAAACGGAGTCTCAGCGCTTGGCAAAGCCGACAGAGCGTGGCGGCGGCAAGGGTTCTGGCAAACGCGACGGCAGCAAGGACAAAAAATCGGCCCTGAGTTATAAGGAAACTCAGGAACTCGCCACCCTGCCCGTGCAAATTGAAGTGCTGGAGAAAGAAGAGAGTGAAATCGCCGCCACGTTGGCCTTGCCAGAAACCTACCAGAACCCGGAGCGGCTGCGCGAGGTGCAGGCCCGCGCCGATGCCGTCAGTGCGTCTTTAACCAAAGCCTACGGGCGCTGGGAGGCGCTGGAAGAAAAAGCGGCGGTCCAGGCTGCAGAATCCTAG
- a CDS encoding DUF4870 domain-containing protein, with protein METSNLVEVTSKDDRNIAALTHAGGIILGFIPALIVYLLKKDSGSAWLVQQSKEALNFQITVLLAYVVASILSTLLIGLLIFPLIFMVNLIFCVLAAIKASNGEVYRYPLTLRLLS; from the coding sequence ATGGAAACCAGCAATCTCGTCGAAGTAACCAGCAAGGACGATCGCAATATCGCGGCGCTCACCCATGCGGGCGGCATCATCCTCGGGTTTATCCCGGCACTCATCGTCTATCTCCTCAAAAAAGACAGTGGGTCCGCCTGGCTGGTGCAGCAGAGCAAAGAAGCACTGAATTTCCAGATCACCGTGCTGCTTGCCTATGTGGTGGCCAGCATCCTGAGTACCCTGTTGATTGGCCTGCTTATTTTTCCGCTGATTTTCATGGTGAATTTGATATTCTGTGTACTGGCCGCCATCAAAGCCAGTAATGGCGAGGTCTACCGCTACCCACTCACCCTGCGTTTGCTGAGTTGA
- a CDS encoding uracil-DNA glycosylase family protein, translating to MPDTFTDEQRQFLQLLRLPVPGEPPPEMAPVKPAVKAVSAVPNRFVSARTTPVSASMRPAETPVMQPESLPSPVDEGVSVLRNAVPATATLSAAVTPVRSTSLLAKAEALQAPVLATQASPSSADPQRITRIATLDWRDLNNMVSTCQACPLGETRKHAVFGAGNPRGSWLFVGEAPGAEEDRRGEAFVGRAGQLLDNMLRAMGLSREKDVYIANILKCRPPNNRDPLGPEVQACTPYLQRQVALLQPRVIVALGRFAAQGLLQVDTPLSQLRGTTQHYQGTPLIVTYHPAYLLRNPIDKRKVWEDLKRALAVFAESQK from the coding sequence ATGCCAGATACCTTCACTGACGAACAACGCCAATTCCTGCAACTCCTGCGTCTACCCGTGCCCGGCGAACCGCCGCCGGAGATGGCGCCGGTGAAACCGGCGGTAAAAGCCGTAAGTGCAGTGCCGAATCGGTTTGTATCTGCGCGAACGACGCCTGTCTCTGCCTCGATGCGCCCTGCAGAAACGCCCGTGATGCAGCCGGAGTCACTCCCCAGTCCTGTAGATGAAGGGGTCTCCGTACTGCGCAACGCGGTGCCAGCGACTGCTACCTTATCCGCAGCGGTGACTCCGGTACGCAGTACGTCTCTACTGGCCAAGGCCGAAGCCCTTCAAGCCCCGGTGCTTGCTACTCAGGCAAGCCCCTCTTCTGCGGACCCGCAACGGATAACACGCATCGCCACCCTGGACTGGCGTGACCTCAACAACATGGTCAGCACCTGTCAGGCCTGCCCCCTCGGCGAAACCCGCAAACATGCCGTATTCGGTGCCGGTAACCCGCGCGGGTCCTGGCTGTTTGTCGGCGAGGCGCCGGGTGCGGAAGAAGACCGCCGCGGCGAAGCCTTTGTGGGTCGCGCCGGTCAACTCCTCGACAACATGCTCCGCGCCATGGGCCTAAGCCGCGAGAAAGACGTCTATATTGCCAATATCCTCAAATGTCGCCCCCCCAACAACCGCGATCCGCTGGGTCCGGAGGTGCAGGCGTGCACGCCCTACCTGCAGCGCCAGGTTGCCCTCTTGCAACCCCGCGTGATTGTTGCGCTGGGGCGCTTTGCGGCGCAGGGCTTGCTTCAGGTGGATACGCCGCTCAGCCAATTGCGCGGTACGACCCAGCACTACCAAGGCACGCCGCTGATTGTCACCTACCACCCCGCCTATCTGCTGCGTAACCCGATCGACAAGCGCAAAGTCTGGGAAGATCTGAAGCGGGCATTGGCGGTGTTTGCGGAGTCGCAGAAATGA
- a CDS encoding GDSL-type esterase/lipase family protein codes for MGHHKYSAWRLFPVILIAGLLFLLTDSRAVAGKIRVACVGDSITYGAGVPQRHKQGWPGELQQLLGTGYQVANFGHSGATMLKNGALPYWKTPEYQAATSFDPNIVIIMLGTNDANTQNWPKFGSQFTANAEEMIRHFAQIKAHPKIYICTPPPIIHSNYGISEAMLIRGPIPDIYTAGHAMNVPVVPVYAELRRFFKTHRADVYYQADGVHPNAAGQKQIAQLIFQFLR; via the coding sequence ATGGGTCATCACAAATACAGCGCTTGGCGGTTGTTTCCGGTCATCTTGATTGCCGGCTTGTTGTTTCTGCTCACAGACTCCCGGGCGGTGGCGGGGAAAATTCGCGTGGCCTGTGTCGGAGACAGTATTACCTACGGTGCCGGGGTGCCACAGCGACATAAGCAAGGATGGCCGGGGGAATTACAGCAATTGCTGGGAACCGGCTATCAGGTTGCGAACTTCGGTCACAGCGGGGCTACCATGCTGAAGAATGGCGCTCTTCCTTATTGGAAAACACCGGAATATCAAGCCGCCACAAGCTTTGATCCCAATATTGTTATCATCATGTTGGGCACCAATGATGCCAACACCCAAAATTGGCCAAAATTTGGTTCCCAGTTCACCGCTAATGCGGAAGAGATGATTCGGCATTTCGCACAGATCAAGGCACATCCCAAGATTTATATCTGTACGCCACCGCCGATCATTCACTCGAATTACGGCATCAGCGAAGCCATGTTGATCCGTGGCCCCATCCCGGATATTTATACGGCGGGCCACGCCATGAACGTTCCGGTCGTTCCGGTTTATGCAGAGTTGCGACGATTTTTCAAGACCCACCGGGCTGATGTGTATTACCAGGCGGATGGCGTACACCCAAACGCCGCCGGCCAGAAACAGATCGCTCAATTGATATTC